From Nitrosopumilus zosterae, the proteins below share one genomic window:
- the purL gene encoding phosphoribosylformylglycinamidine synthase subunit PurL — protein MSLESHELSELKSKIGRNPTSTELQIVSAEWSEHCSYKSSKKHLKMLPMAGPLVINEKGYDSGVLDVGGGYVVTAHIESHNHPSAVEPFGGAATGVGGVIRDILSAGTRPIAIFDGLRFGNIEKDQQARWLFKNAVSGVAAYGNCLGIPTIGGEVEFDECYQNYALVDVAAIGFGKKENLIKNHAKKGDLVVLLGGSTGRDGIGGSQFASDSLESEDRSAVQIPDPFIEKLIIEAVLEARNEKLIHAMKDLGGGGLSCAVSETADALDIGIEMDVGKVHLRESDMHPDEIMVSESQERMLIVTDKIKLKKLESICKKFHIECSVIGHVTTDSQMRVKKGTKILANLPTDVVANATLLDLPSKYPEYLKTIETEKKFKSISDYSKTLMQLLASPNIASKIWVYGQYDHEVGIRTVVKPGSDASVLRLDNGKFLSAKIDGNPKHCYINPREGAIGCFEEACRNVVCTGAKPIGMLDHLQFGNPKDPEIFWTFLESLKGLTDFAKYFEIPCVGGKVSLYNETPAGPIKPTPVIGVLGLIDKKPLAPQKISENDCLVIIGDTKDEMGGSEYFEYIHKFVGGKCPVVDFSESKKNMTAVLDVIGAQILKSAHDCSKGGLAVAVSELCMQNMIGCKISLEKIPGDKLDVDRTLFSESHSRYLLTFEKKNLKKLEILLKKNKISFGIIGYFGGDKIQFVSGTNSIIDLRVDKAQKTWLNSLRDLVLHG, from the coding sequence TTGAGTTTAGAATCCCATGAACTATCTGAATTAAAATCTAAAATTGGCAGGAATCCTACATCTACAGAACTTCAGATTGTGTCTGCAGAATGGTCTGAGCACTGTTCTTACAAATCATCAAAAAAGCATCTCAAAATGTTGCCCATGGCTGGACCATTAGTAATTAATGAAAAAGGATATGATTCCGGTGTTTTAGATGTTGGCGGCGGTTATGTAGTAACTGCACATATTGAAAGTCATAATCACCCTTCTGCTGTTGAACCTTTTGGTGGAGCCGCAACCGGTGTTGGTGGAGTAATACGAGATATTTTGTCTGCTGGAACAAGACCTATTGCAATTTTTGATGGATTGCGATTTGGAAATATTGAGAAAGATCAACAGGCCAGATGGCTTTTCAAAAATGCCGTTAGTGGTGTTGCAGCTTATGGCAATTGTTTGGGGATTCCAACAATTGGCGGTGAAGTTGAATTTGACGAATGTTATCAAAATTATGCACTAGTTGATGTTGCTGCGATTGGATTTGGTAAAAAAGAGAATTTGATTAAAAATCATGCGAAAAAAGGTGATCTTGTAGTCTTGTTGGGCGGTTCTACCGGTAGAGACGGAATAGGCGGCTCTCAATTTGCTTCTGATTCATTAGAATCTGAAGATCGTTCCGCAGTACAAATTCCAGATCCTTTCATTGAAAAGTTGATCATTGAGGCAGTTTTGGAGGCTAGAAATGAGAAATTAATTCACGCCATGAAAGATCTTGGCGGTGGTGGGTTATCTTGTGCAGTTTCAGAAACTGCCGATGCGCTAGATATTGGAATTGAGATGGATGTTGGAAAAGTCCACCTCCGGGAATCTGACATGCATCCAGATGAAATCATGGTTTCTGAATCTCAAGAACGAATGCTAATTGTTACTGATAAAATTAAATTAAAAAAACTAGAATCTATTTGCAAAAAATTTCACATTGAATGTTCCGTAATTGGACATGTTACAACGGATAGTCAAATGCGTGTGAAGAAAGGTACAAAGATACTGGCAAATCTTCCCACCGATGTTGTCGCAAATGCAACATTATTGGATTTGCCATCAAAATACCCAGAATATCTTAAAACAATTGAGACTGAAAAGAAATTCAAATCAATATCTGATTATTCTAAAACTCTGATGCAATTGCTTGCATCCCCTAACATTGCAAGTAAGATTTGGGTTTATGGACAATATGATCATGAAGTTGGAATAAGAACTGTTGTAAAACCGGGCAGTGACGCATCTGTTTTAAGGTTAGATAATGGAAAATTTCTTTCTGCAAAGATTGATGGAAATCCAAAACATTGTTACATTAACCCAAGAGAAGGTGCAATAGGCTGTTTTGAAGAGGCATGCAGAAATGTTGTTTGCACTGGCGCAAAACCAATTGGAATGCTTGACCATCTTCAATTTGGAAACCCAAAAGATCCTGAAATATTTTGGACTTTTCTGGAATCTCTAAAAGGATTGACTGATTTTGCTAAATATTTTGAAATTCCCTGCGTTGGCGGAAAAGTTAGCCTCTACAACGAAACTCCTGCTGGACCGATAAAGCCTACTCCAGTAATTGGTGTTTTAGGATTAATTGACAAAAAACCACTGGCACCTCAAAAAATTTCTGAAAATGACTGTCTTGTAATAATTGGGGACACTAAAGACGAAATGGGCGGTTCTGAATATTTTGAATACATCCACAAATTTGTTGGCGGAAAATGCCCTGTGGTGGATTTCTCAGAATCAAAGAAAAACATGACTGCAGTATTGGATGTAATAGGTGCCCAAATCCTAAAGTCTGCTCATGACTGCTCCAAAGGGGGGCTTGCAGTAGCTGTGTCAGAATTATGTATGCAAAACATGATTGGCTGTAAAATATCTCTGGAAAAGATTCCAGGGGATAAACTTGATGTTGACAGAACTCTATTTTCTGAAAGCCATTCCAGATATCTCTTAACTTTTGAAAAGAAAAATCTAAAAAAACTAGAAATTCTATTAAAAAAGAACAAAATCTCTTTCGGAATTATTGGGTACTTTGGAGGAGACAAAATTCAGTTTGTAAGTGGAACAAATTCTATCATTGATCTAAGAGTTGATAAAGCACAAAAAACTTGGTTAAATTCGTTAAGGGATTTGGTGCTTCATGGTTAA
- the purQ gene encoding phosphoribosylformylglycinamidine synthase subunit PurQ: MKVGVVVFPGSNCDRDMYHVLTDVFNLDAQYFWHEKPLPKNIDAVILPGGFSYGDRLRAGVIAAHSPIIKDVKKLAEKGIPILGVCNGFQILVESGLLPGVLLKNKSLNFMCEWTSLIVENNTTPFTNQFKLHQKIPIPIANGEGRYYADDDVLKQLKKKNQIVFRYSDVVNGSTDRIAGVCNEDENVVGMMPHPERAVEPEINPIDNKPSSLIFESLLVKMGVNN, from the coding sequence GTGAAAGTTGGGGTTGTAGTTTTTCCAGGTAGTAACTGTGATCGTGATATGTATCATGTCCTAACAGATGTCTTTAATCTTGATGCTCAATACTTTTGGCATGAAAAACCCCTTCCCAAAAATATTGATGCAGTAATTCTTCCAGGGGGATTTTCTTATGGTGATCGACTTCGTGCAGGAGTAATCGCTGCTCATAGTCCAATTATAAAAGATGTCAAAAAATTGGCTGAGAAAGGGATCCCGATATTAGGCGTCTGTAATGGATTTCAAATTTTAGTGGAATCTGGATTGTTGCCAGGAGTTTTACTGAAAAATAAATCTCTTAATTTTATGTGTGAATGGACAAGTCTTATCGTAGAAAACAATACCACTCCATTTACGAATCAGTTTAAACTCCATCAAAAAATTCCAATTCCAATAGCAAATGGCGAAGGACGGTATTATGCAGACGACGATGTACTAAAACAATTAAAGAAAAAAAATCAAATTGTATTTAGATATAGTGATGTTGTAAATGGCTCTACAGATAGAATTGCAGGAGTGTGCAATGAAGACGAAAATGTTGTTGGGATGATGCCTCATCCAGAAAGAGCTGTTGAGCCAGAAATTAATCCAATTGATAACAAACCGTCTTCATTAATTTTTGAATCATTATTGGTAAAGATGGGTGTTAATAATTGA
- the purS gene encoding phosphoribosylformylglycinamidine synthase subunit PurS, producing MPIFDVHVTIENKPGMSDPEGDTILNDLVLKGTHKSVSKIKTAKMLKFTIKEKDKKSAQSKVQEICDELRIYNPMVSKVTIDVFEA from the coding sequence ATGCCTATTTTTGATGTTCACGTAACCATTGAAAATAAACCTGGCATGAGTGATCCTGAAGGCGATACCATTCTAAATGATCTGGTGCTAAAAGGAACTCACAAATCAGTTTCAAAAATCAAAACTGCAAAAATGTTAAAGTTCACCATTAAAGAAAAAGATAAGAAATCTGCCCAATCGAAAGTACAAGAAATTTGTGATGAATTACGAATTTACAATCCTATGGTGAGTAAAGTGACAATAGATGTCTTTGAAGCCTGA
- the tatC gene encoding twin-arginine translocase subunit TatC — MSELDGINQHLEELRKRLLRIVLVIGIITAFILTFHAEPIQISGITMYYPSPDPLNNIAAQITNHMKTNLVPEDVRLIQTAPGQAFFAQVYIAALAGIVVGMPVIVKELVGFIKPALKENEIHVSRNITIPALGLFITGCVFSYNLVIPYILDFLYRYGESAGLVTFLNVIEFVTFVLQFLLAFGFSFQLPLVMYAISVSGMVDSDFWRKNIRYAIVIITIFGAVITPDGSGVTMWFIAGPMIALYLIGMIVIERKERKKLNT, encoded by the coding sequence ATGTCGGAATTGGATGGAATTAATCAGCACTTAGAAGAGTTAAGAAAAAGACTTCTCAGGATTGTTCTAGTAATAGGAATCATTACTGCATTCATCTTAACTTTTCATGCAGAACCAATTCAGATATCTGGAATTACAATGTACTATCCTTCTCCAGATCCGCTAAACAACATTGCAGCACAAATCACCAACCATATGAAAACAAATCTCGTTCCAGAAGACGTTAGACTAATTCAAACTGCACCTGGACAGGCTTTCTTTGCTCAAGTGTACATTGCGGCACTAGCAGGAATAGTTGTAGGGATGCCAGTGATTGTGAAAGAGTTAGTAGGTTTTATCAAACCAGCATTAAAAGAAAATGAGATTCATGTAAGCAGAAACATCACCATTCCAGCATTAGGCCTATTCATTACAGGTTGTGTGTTTTCTTACAATTTGGTCATCCCATACATCTTAGATTTTTTATATCGATATGGAGAATCTGCAGGACTTGTAACTTTTCTTAATGTTATAGAATTCGTTACATTTGTTTTACAGTTTTTACTTGCGTTTGGATTTTCTTTTCAGTTACCACTAGTAATGTATGCAATTTCAGTATCAGGTATGGTAGATTCAGATTTTTGGAGAAAGAATATCAGATATGCAATTGTGATCATAACGATATTTGGTGCAGTCATCACTCCTGATGGAAGTGGGGTAACAATGTGGTTCATTGCAGGTCCAATGATTGCGCTTTATCTAATAGGCATGATAGTAATTGAGCGCAAAGAACGCAAAAAGTTGAACACTTAA
- a CDS encoding Sec-independent protein translocase subunit TatA/TatB: MLGMGLANFIAGQEWIFIIIIAVVFIFGAKKIPELAKTFGKAKGEFEKGKIEGEKELKDFKDKETKSD, encoded by the coding sequence ATGTTAGGAATGGGATTAGCCAATTTCATAGCTGGACAGGAATGGATCTTTATCATCATTATTGCAGTGGTATTCATTTTCGGTGCAAAGAAAATCCCAGAACTTGCAAAAACCTTCGGTAAAGCTAAAGGGGAGTTTGAGAAAGGGAAAATCGAAGGAGAAAAAGAACTCAAAGACTTTAAAGATAAAGAAACAAAATCAGACTAG
- a CDS encoding SRPBCC family protein, with protein sequence MSEFTLERIVNAKREVVFEILSNYENYQKLMPQHFPSIRVRSIRGNVAVVEEHLNLGGEEMVIMSKHVSQEPALHEIFVIGGDAKGSHIKQQFIEHEEGTKIFINVNLKLKGKMKIGQLFGNKKYESSYSKIIDDFLRTAET encoded by the coding sequence TTGTCAGAGTTTACTTTAGAAAGAATTGTCAATGCAAAACGCGAAGTTGTCTTTGAGATTTTATCTAATTATGAAAATTATCAAAAATTAATGCCTCAACATTTTCCTTCAATTAGGGTTCGCTCAATTCGTGGGAATGTTGCAGTAGTTGAGGAGCATTTGAATCTTGGAGGAGAAGAAATGGTGATAATGTCAAAACATGTTTCTCAAGAACCTGCCTTACATGAGATTTTTGTAATAGGTGGTGATGCTAAGGGCAGTCACATAAAACAACAATTTATTGAACATGAGGAAGGAACTAAAATATTCATCAATGTAAATTTGAAATTAAAAGGCAAAATGAAGATTGGCCAACTTTTTGGAAACAAAAAATACGAAAGTAGTTATTCTAAAATTATTGACGATTTTCTAAGAACTGCTGAAACCTAG
- a CDS encoding UbiX family flavin prenyltransferase, producing MKLVIGITGSTGVIYGIRMLETLKKLNIETHLIMSEWAQKCISMETDYSLEYVTSLATSISDEKNMASSVSSGTHRIDGMIVAPCSMKTLAAIANGYDDTLIARAAGVTIKESRKLILMVRETPLSAIHLENMLKLSRIGVVILPPVTEFYTKPKSIDDIVNHGVGKCLDQFDVEHDLYPRWGTF from the coding sequence TTGAAATTAGTTATAGGAATCACTGGCAGTACTGGTGTAATCTATGGTATACGAATGCTGGAAACTCTCAAGAAATTAAACATTGAAACACATCTGATTATGTCTGAATGGGCTCAGAAATGCATTTCGATGGAAACTGATTATTCACTTGAATATGTAACATCGTTGGCAACAAGCATTTCGGATGAAAAAAATATGGCATCAAGTGTTTCAAGTGGAACACATAGAATTGATGGTATGATTGTCGCACCATGTAGTATGAAGACTTTGGCAGCTATTGCAAATGGGTATGACGATACATTAATTGCACGAGCTGCTGGTGTGACAATAAAAGAATCCCGAAAATTAATTTTAATGGTGAGAGAGACTCCATTGTCTGCAATCCATTTGGAAAATATGTTAAAGCTTTCTAGAATAGGAGTTGTAATATTGCCCCCCGTAACAGAATTTTATACAAAACCCAAATCCATTGACGATATTGTAAATCATGGCGTGGGAAAATGTCTGGACCAATTTGATGTAGAGCACGATTTATACCCTCGTTGGGGAACTTTTTAA
- a CDS encoding formate--phosphoribosylaminoimidazolecarboxamide ligase family protein, translated as MIKSSEIKKIVNEYSDIKIGVLGSHSALEVMDGAKDENFQTTVFCQKGREEPYQRFRRIADEIIILDKFKDMASAKYQKMLRDSNTIIVPHRSLTVYLGYKTIENSFKVPIFGNRKLFQAEERTAKKGQYYLLEKARIKYPKLFKDPKKINKPCIVKVQEKNRPLERAFFTVSSYKDFVEKSEAKIKQGVISRKDLAKSSIEELAIGTYMNFNFFHTPISNQVDFIGIERRLQTNIHDYNALPAKQQLDINVDLQNIEVGHTPASIRESLLEKVIKMGDKFVAAVKREYAPGIIGPFSLQSVITKDLELIVYDVSLRVPGNPIVATTTPYTKYQYGQTFGVGRRIAMEIKRAQEEGRLDEIVT; from the coding sequence GTGATTAAGAGTTCTGAAATAAAAAAGATAGTAAACGAATATTCAGACATCAAAATAGGAGTACTAGGAAGTCATTCAGCATTAGAAGTAATGGACGGGGCAAAAGACGAAAATTTCCAGACCACAGTTTTCTGCCAGAAAGGCAGGGAGGAACCCTATCAAAGATTTAGAAGAATTGCAGACGAGATAATTATTTTAGATAAATTCAAGGATATGGCTTCTGCGAAATATCAAAAAATGTTAAGGGATTCAAATACAATTATTGTTCCGCATAGATCACTTACCGTTTATCTTGGATACAAGACAATTGAAAATTCATTCAAAGTTCCAATTTTTGGAAATAGAAAATTATTCCAAGCAGAAGAGAGAACAGCAAAAAAGGGCCAATATTACTTGTTAGAAAAAGCCAGAATAAAATATCCCAAATTATTCAAAGATCCTAAAAAAATTAACAAACCATGTATCGTAAAAGTTCAGGAAAAAAATAGACCTCTAGAAAGAGCATTCTTTACAGTTTCATCATACAAAGATTTTGTTGAAAAATCAGAAGCAAAAATCAAGCAAGGGGTAATCTCAAGAAAAGATCTAGCAAAATCAAGTATTGAGGAATTAGCAATTGGCACATACATGAATTTCAATTTCTTTCACACACCAATATCAAATCAAGTTGATTTTATCGGAATTGAGCGAAGATTACAAACCAACATTCATGATTACAATGCCCTCCCTGCAAAACAACAATTAGATATCAATGTGGATTTGCAAAATATTGAAGTAGGACACACCCCTGCCAGCATTAGAGAATCATTACTAGAAAAAGTCATTAAAATGGGAGACAAATTTGTAGCAGCAGTCAAAAGAGAATATGCGCCAGGAATCATCGGTCCGTTTTCACTTCAAAGTGTAATTACAAAAGATTTAGAATTAATTGTGTACGATGTGTCTTTGCGAGTTCCTGGAAATCCAATAGTTGCAACTACTACCCCATATACAAAATACCAATATGGACAAACATTTGGGGTCGGTAGAAGAATTGCTATGGAAATAAAGCGAGCTCAAGAAGAGGGACGTCTTGACGAGATTGTCACATAA
- a CDS encoding bifunctional nuclease family protein, with amino-acid sequence MEIDQAQEPDYESVKIDYVGFVDPYAVEGMVVLKSDTGKEFHMRAFSGEVARHISSFNDPEGESAPSIYKMIEEICEENELILVKVKIYESGEVLRANLYFTGKKDLVLRNYRASDAMALGAFYKIPILVRKNLLKESMEA; translated from the coding sequence ATGGAAATTGATCAAGCACAAGAGCCTGATTATGAATCTGTGAAAATTGATTATGTTGGGTTTGTTGATCCCTATGCTGTTGAAGGCATGGTTGTTCTAAAATCTGATACTGGAAAAGAATTCCATATGAGGGCTTTTTCTGGTGAGGTCGCTAGGCATATCTCCAGTTTTAACGATCCTGAAGGTGAATCTGCACCATCCATCTACAAGATGATTGAGGAGATTTGTGAGGAGAATGAGCTGATTCTAGTTAAGGTGAAAATCTATGAGAGTGGAGAAGTTTTACGTGCAAATTTGTATTTTACAGGAAAAAAAGATCTTGTATTGCGAAATTATAGAGCGTCCGACGCAATGGCATTAGGTGCATTTTACAAAATTCCTATTCTCGTTAGGAAAAATCTTCTAAAAGAAAGCATGGAAGCATAG